The following proteins are encoded in a genomic region of Maniola jurtina chromosome 17, ilManJurt1.1, whole genome shotgun sequence:
- the LOC123873886 gene encoding homogentisate 1,2-dioxygenase encodes MGELKYLSGFGSEFASEDPRRPGALPVGQNSPQRCAYGLYAEQLSGSAFTAPRHDNKRSWLYRIRPSVVHKPFKRSYVAKYLTHKWDEAEPDPNQSRWLPFDIPSSQQVDFVAGLHTVCGAGDPRARHGIAIHVYLCNASMEKSAFYSSDGDFLIVPQQGVLKITTEFGKMEVRPNEIAVIQLGMRFSVAVDGPTRGYILEVFDGHFKLPDLGPIGANGLANPRDFLTPVAYYEDKDIPGFKIISKYQGALFEAEQGHSPFDVVAWHGNYVPYKYDLSNFMVINSVSFDHCDPSIFTVLTCASARPGTAIADFVIFPPRWSVQENTFRPPYYHRNCMSEFMGLILGSYEAKEGGFLPGGASLHSMMTPHGPDDKCFNAASKGELVPQKIAVGTQAFMFESSLSMAITKWGAETCQKLDAKYYECWQNLPKLFTDKMNV; translated from the exons ATGGGTGAGTTAAAA TATCTGTCCGGCTTCGGGTCCGAGTTCGCAAGCGAAGACCCGCGGAGGCCCGGAGCGCTACCTGTCGGTCAAAACAGTCCGCAGCGGTGCGCGTATGGGTTATACGCGGAACAACTATCTGGAAGCGCCTTTACTGCTCCGAGACATGATAACAAACGCTCTTGGCTGTACAG GATTCGTCCATCAGTTGTCCATAAGCCTTTCAAACGATCCTATGTGGCGAAATACCTGACGCACAAATGGGACGAAGCTGAACCAGATCCCAATCAG TCTCGCTGGCTCCCCTTCGACATCCCATCATCGCAGCAGGTGGATTTCGTGGCCGGCCTGCACACGGTGTGCGGCGCGGGCGACCCTCGTGCTAGGCACGGCATCGCTATCCATGTCTACCTGTGCAATGCCTCGATGGAAAAGAGTGCATTCTATAGCAGCGATGGAGACTTTCTCATTG TCCCTCAACAAGGAGTACTGAAAATAACGACGGAATTTGGAAAAATGGAGGTTCGCCCCAACGAAATAGCTGTCATACAACTAGGAATGAGATTTTCCGTGGCTGTAGACGGACCGACTAG agGATACATTTTGGAGGTATTCGACGGCCACTTCAAATTGCCCGACTTGGGGCCAATAGGCGCCAACGGTTTGGCCAACCCTCGAGATTTTCTGACTCCTGTTGCCTACTACGAAGACAAAGATATTCCTG GGTTTAAGATCATAAGCAAGTACCAAGGCGCGCTGTTCGAGGCGGAGCAGGGCCACTCGCCGTTCGACGTGGTGGCGTGGCACGGCAACTACGTGCCCTACAAATACGATCTCAGCAACTTCATGGTCATCAACTCCGTCTCCTTCGACCATTGT GATCCGTCAATTTTCACAGTCCTAACATGTGCATCGGCTAGACCCGGAACTGCGATCGCGGATTTCGTCATATTCCCACCGCGTTGGTCCGTCCAAGAAAATACTTTCAGACCCCCGTACTACCACA GGAACTGTATGAGTGAGTTCATGGGCCTGATCTTGGGATCCTACGAAGCGAAGGAGGGCGGCTTCCTGCCCGGCGGCGCCTCGCTGCACTCCATGATGACTCCGCATGGACCCGACGATAAATGCTTTAACGCTGCCTCCAAAGGCGAACTGGTGCCGCAGAAGATTGCTGTTGGGACGCAG gCTTTTATGTTCGAGTCTTCATTGAGTATGGCGATCACGAAATGGGGCGCGGAGACATGTCAGAAACTCGACGCTAAATATTACGAATGCTGGCAGAATTTACCCAAGTTATTCACTGATAAAATGAAtgtttaa
- the LOC123873883 gene encoding uncharacterized protein LOC123873883 has translation MSFDKAPEIKSREIDKIKRRHKIDDTAFATVYKGSEDTSQYTKMDTTDENAGKPTELCLQGNSHLISSTTSSLADTPGDSGVLCLDSEASEATSQALMSHSLIGAEELTCDSIYDAAPSGSQDMIKSTNSSIMTRSDIDNQNLGGPDDIVPELLVEAQKKPVYENLPDVVLKALESEKVCTAETKKSALRTSEPKKSLSEDIVYRRRCRKKSQSGPSSQKKRVSFHEDILNNTRTDNIHIERGFTSYGPDSSYCDRFRQKNATNDRFSWSSGDKTPKYAADVAQQTMSDILTYGDSKHDRSGIFEYCPVYRQSNEDNKDRDNNNEPKPNGKLYDCDSNSSDSNFSCDSESSSSESLSSHSNETETIHKKTDKTQKSYSCDGFENNNHVSFIRKTYFSEADIDQSHDRKNKPLEVTQSPIAVKSVLKKKRYITTNVVEERKNNNKVLNLLDANNLIDSLKNFYKNFNFNFAPEKGLAETTFELNNVVEALPCDVNQNKKLSKSLDSGFHMDDEDDFVEINLNSQPLDAEKPKELTSGSLNPVAGDRTPNEGSPRHKLTLNMRNTNDKKLVNRDVLPPLSKYVVNCESTVYEHKGVSYSYVHDTFQTAFEAPKETFVPIPESTPVKELITSSSKQDLSSKQSEVDNSSRTSTPKRQFNKNVQDEADQKNGLSKHLSSPKKQNVNRYSRKSASTVQQKSDEAPQPISDNCSNTDNSTLKGADDFNDEFFDSPSLQKLQTNKSALLSRYLKNVCQRKDLELKIKNNKFFQFKIRMEREFPSIVYPFKDVAETFHISAARMSRLIDKEVIENKRLSVRLLTADEPSYFDSFEDNVAIECNEKLRLQIFSYPNETLNRMMKVQSPYNMEDGSWTPLLVFITDYALYVASVRPGGTEYEILCRLPHNELDAVVVGPEAQYIQVIDIAGNIACSVVTGESTLGARLASSLEWSARISPLRIQRPPAMLPLNCRHLASAVTRQRHEKRVPPILFYGRACSGDAEDRLVEAPGAFAPPLEGYLMCKTEKSKRFEPCYFLLRAGILHWGPHTPDGTPLPNNISLRSVVGVRRHVDSSRRPHCFEIALGDSSRLLLAAPDDPTASSWLQSLLLHAAQALEEKDGAKKSDLRTRGPPPACTVLVTPFEVISLRDTLDLAFVAGAAAYLKDRGSDALLKEYIEEMRTDIEILACGSIKNLTAFKIPDTDENWCCLEWSVCEARERGAGLALVLSSSSELERLIAALEQAYAHLTHEPFPLSVVEASKSACSAAHSKYESAWSHMLPQQ, from the exons ATGTCGTTCGACAAAGCACCTGAAATAAAGAGCAGAGAGATCGATAAAATCAAACGTCGTCATAAAATTGACGACACTGCTTTTGCAACAGTGTATAAAGGCAGCGAAGATACATCCCAGTACACGAAAATGGATACAACAGACGAGAATGCCGGCAAACCTACCGAATTATGCCTGCAAGGGAACTCTCATCTCATATCTAGCACAACTAGCAGTCTGGCAGATACGCCTGGTGATTCTGGTGTTTTATGCTTGGACAGTGAAGCTTCCGAGGCGACTAGCCAGGCTCTCATGTCGCACAGTCTCATCGGAGCGGAAGAACTCACTTGTGATAGTATTTACGATGCAGCTCCCTCAGGTTCGCAGGATATGATAAAGAGTACCAACAGCAGTATTATGACTCGTAGTGATATAGATAACCAAAATTTAGGCGGTCCAGACGATATTGTCCCAGAGCTTCTTGTTGAAGCGCAAAAAAAACCTGTGTATGAAAACTTACCAGATGTTGTGTTGAAGGCTTTAGAAAGTGAGAAAGTTTGTACAGCGGAAACTAAAAAGTCTGCATTGAGGACGTCAGAACCCAAGAAATCGTTATCAGAAGATATTGTGTACAGGAGGAGGTGTCGAAAAAAGTCTCAAAGTGGACCTAGTTCTCAGAAAAAAAGGGTATCCTTTCATGaagatattttaaataatactagAACAGACAATATTCATATAGAGCGAGGTTTTACATCATATGGCCCTGACAGCTCTTACTGTGATAGGTTTAGGCAGAAAAATGCTACTAATGATAGGTTTTCATGGTCCTCTGGCGATAAAACACCAAAATATGCAGCAGACGTGGCCCAGCAAACAATGtctgatatacttacttatggAGACTCGAAACATGATAGAAGTGGAATATTTGAGTATTGTCCAGTTTATAGGCAGAGTAATGAAGACAATAAAGACAGAGACAACAATAATGAACCGAAACCCAATGGAAAACTTTATGACTGTGACTCTAACAGCTCAGATTCCAATTTCAGTTGTGATTCTGAGTCATCCTCTAGTGAATCCCTATCCTCACACTCAAACGAAACTGAAACCATACACAAGAAAActgataaaacacaaaaatcatACTCCTGTGatggatttgaaaataataatcatgtTTCCTTCATAAGAAAAACATATTTCTCTGAAGCTGATATTGATCAATCCCACGATCGAAAAAATAAACCTCTTGAAGTAACACAGAGTCCCATAGCAGTCAAATCTGTCCTTAAGAAAAAGAGATACATCACAACCAATGTTGTTGAAGAAAGGAAGaacaataataaagttttaaatcTATTAGATGCAAATAATCTTATAGACTCTTTAAAGAATTTCTATAAGAATTTCAACTTCAATTTTGCACCTGAAAAAGGCTTGGCGGAAACCacttttgaattaaataatGTAGTTGAAGCATTGCCCTGTGATGTTAATCAAAATAAGAAGCTTTCAAAAAGTTTAGATTCAGGATTTCATATGGATGATGAAGATGACTTTGTGGAAATCAATTTGAACTCCCAACCGTTGGATGCAGAAAAGCCTAAAGAATTAACATCAGGATCTTTGAACCCTGTTGCAGGAGACAGAACGCCTAATGAAGGATCACCTCGGCACAAACTAACACTTAACATGAGAAATACAAATGACAAAAAGCTTGTAAATAGAGATGTTTTACCCCCACTCAGCAAATATGTTGTAAACTGTGAAAGCACAGTGTATGAGCACAAAGGTGTATCTTACAGCTACGTCCATGATACATTCCAAACAGCTTTTGAAGCACCGAAAGAAACTTTTGTACCCATTCCAGAATCAACACCAGTAAAAGAGCTAATAACATCTTCAAGCAAACAGGATCTAAGCTCAAAACAGTCTGAAGTCGACAACTCTAGTCGGACATCCACACCAAAGCGTCAATTCAATAAAAACGTACAAGATGAAGCTGATCAGAAGAATGGTCTCTCAAAACATTTGTCGTCGCCCAAGAAGCAGAACGTTAACAGATACAGTCGCAAATCAGCGTCAACAGTGCAACAGAAAAGTGATGAAGCGCCACAACCAATTAGCGATAATTGTTCTAACACAGACAACTCAACCTTGAAAGGCGCAGATGATTTCAACGACGAGTTTTTCGACAGTCCCTccttacagaaattacaaactAACAAATCTGCTCTACTGAGCAGGTATCTTAAAAATGTTTGCCAAAGGAAAGACTTGGAACTTAAGATAAAGAATAACAAGTTCTTTCAATTCAAAATACGAATGGAGAGAGAGTTTCCTAGCATCGTGTATCCTTTCAAAGACGTGGCGGAAACATTTCACATTTCCGCGGCGAGAATGTCCCGTCTCATTGACAAAGAAGTGATAGAGAACAAAAGACTGTCTGTCCGACTGCTGACAGCCGACGAGCCGTCGTACTTCGACAGTTTTGAGGACAACGTCGCTATAGAATGCAATGAAAAGCTGAGACTTCAAATATTCTCCTACCCAAATGAAACTTTAAATAGG ATGATGAAGGTCCAGTCACCATACAACATGGAAGATGGCTCGTGGACCCCTCTCCTGGTTTTCATCACCGACTATGCGCTCTACGTAGCAAGCGTAAGGCCTGGCGGTACAGAGTACGAAATACTTTGCAGACTACCGCATAACGAATTAGACGCTGTAGTG GTCGGTCCAGAAGCACAATACATCCAAGTGATAGACATAGCCGGCAATATTGCCTGCTCTGTCGTAACCGGCGAGTCTACCCTCGGTGCAAGATTAGCATCCTCTCTGGAGTGGAGCGCAAGAATATCGCCGCTTCGTATCCAACGTCCACCTGCAATGTTGCCGCTAAATTGCCGACATCTTGCTTCTGCGGTGACTAGACAGAGGCACGAGAAAAGG GTACCGCCAATACTGTTCTATGGTCGAGCCTGTTCTGGCGACGCTGAAGACAGACTCGTCGAAGCACCTGGCGCCTTCGCCCCGCCACTTGAGGGCTACTTGATGTGCAAGACTGAGAAGAGCAAACGCTTTGAGCCCTGCTATTTCTTACTCAG GGCTGGGATCCTCCACTGGGGTCCGCATACACCTGACGGTACCCCTCTACCTAACAACATCTCCTTACGCTCAGTAGTAGGAGTCAGAAGACACGTGGATTCTTCTAGAAGACCACATTGCTTCGAGATAGCATTGGGTGACTCTAGCAGATTGCTGCTGGCAGCGCCTGATGACCCTACGGCGTCATCCTGGTTACAGTCTTTACTTTTACACGCAGCCCAG GCCTTAGAAGAAAAGGATGGCGCAAAGAAGTCTGACCTTCGTACTAGAGGGCCTCCACCAGCCTGTACTGTACTGGTGACTCCATTCGAAGTGATCAGTTTGCGAGACACGCTGGACTTGGCTTTTGTCGCGGGCGCCGCTGCCTATCTCAAGGATAGAGGCTCTGATGCCTTGCTCAAAG aatACATCGAAGAGATGAGGACGGACATTGAAATATTGGCGTGTGGGTCCATCAAGAATTTGACAGCCTTCAAGATCCCCGATACCGATGAAAATTGGTGTTGTttg GAGTGGAGCGTTTGCGAGGCGCGCGAGCGCGGCGCGGGGCTGGCGCTAGTGTTGTCCAGCAGCTCGGAGCTCGAGAGGCTCATCGCTGCGCTCGAACAGGCGTACGCGCATCTCACT CACGAGCCTTTCCCGCTAAGCGTGGTGGAAGCGTCGAAGTCTGCCTGCAGCGCCGCGCACTCCAAATACGAGTCCGCCTGGTCTCACATGTTACCGCAACAGTAA